From the genome of Rhododendron vialii isolate Sample 1 chromosome 10a, ASM3025357v1:
AGGCAAGGACGGGCACAAcaatcatccgcaacaagcgacAAACGCTTTTTGGGTGAACAGCCTCTAgtcgatggaacaatgtaggcaaaGGAAGTCAAcaaaatggatccgtaacttcgggaaaaggattggctctAAGGATTGGGCACGGGggtccattggctatggcaccatcccgatgatgcattggcaTCCCCGCACGAAAAAACGTACCTAGCTAACGATCTTTGACTCCTAATGCCACGGTGAGTAGCctaggggttgcctccttgttaaGGGGTcgaatgcgtcatcgaggatgTGAGTGTGCTAGCATTATCGACGGGACGTGAAAGCACGAGCATTTGAAACGGCAAAGCTTACCTttcaacaaggaggcatcccccgaagggaacaccaatgcgtgcCGTTTCAAGGGTTCGGATCGCAGCGATgtgggcggttcgctgccgAAGGCGTCACAAGAAGTCCACTACTTGCAGGATCAACCGGGTAGCATTCCTTTTGTgacgctggcacctcccatgcccgTTCAACAAATTAAAAAGGCAAGGACGGGCACAAcaatcatccgcaacaagcgacgaacgctttttgggtgAATAACAATCGCAAAGAATAGCTATTATTCcatccaataatttttttagaatccgGATAAATGCCTCTAAAGTTGTCTTTAATTATTCTGAGGAACATGTACTCCCACTtctgctaaaaaaaaaaccccattatGATTGCTTGCACAAAGtcatgttccttcctgccacaagggcaaaggctaattggcttgccatgccttggctacCAGCCATTACCCAGCTACTTGAGAGCCGTTACCCAAAAACTTGGGAGCCACTTGCGCATAAAGTAGGCAATGCTGCAACTTGCGCATCAAGTAGGCAATGCTGCAACTTGCGCATAAAACTCATGGCTGgccactctctccaaaatttgatcaataaaTGGGAGAGGGAAGTGATCTTTCCTTGTACTCGCATTCAGCTTTCGGTAGTCGATGCAAACTCTCCAACTGGTGTAAACAAGCATAAGTAGACAATCTCCTAATTAAATGAAGAGCAATTTTTATGACTTAGCGGGGTTTATATCCCTCTAGTGACAACCCCAAAATGTTTGCACAATGTCAATCAAAGAGATAATATGGACACAAAAGTGGCTTGTACTTCCTATTACACGATATCCCTCTTCCACAATGCACTTCTATACATAACTAACCCAGTTTCTTATAAGATGGACACAGCTGAGCATACTTATTAAGGCAGATCATAGTGACCTTTTGCATTTTAACTCAGTTTTTCTGACTTggaatgattttcacactccactTCTATACATAACTAACCTACactccttttcttgtttttattacGTAAATTACAAAACAACCCTAACAATTAATCattgcttaaaaaaaaattgcagaatTGAAAGGGAAACTGACAGTGCTTAAGTGGAGTGAAAAAATCATTCCCTCTGATTTCGTACGAAAAAGAGCTCTAATTTCTATCCACATGAGCACCATATCCTTCAAGCTGGTCATCACATTTTACTTGCAAGGAAATTAATCATCACCTTCTGCCCCCATCAAAAGTCATTCATTATATTATATTGCTctctaaattttcatttgtcTAATTCCTCCCTCTTCATCTCCCAACACTTTCTGCAGAAAATTGAAGTAAAATGAAGGAAATGTTTCTAACCACGAAACGTAGCATTAGCCCTTCAGATATTCTAAGTGCTAGAAGCTTGACCACCAGTGCCATCGGGCGATTACCAGACTCAATATGAATTGACTATTTTACCCCATCATTTGATACGAAGATGAATATGTACAAAACTAAAGCACATTTATGTTCATGCCCACAAACAGAGAAGCCAAGATAGCCTGAACTTACAGAAATGGCAGTGTAGCAAGCACGGACATCTACTTCTCCGCCATCATGCATCCTAGTTGAAAAGCAATTCGTGGTTACGCAGTGAGATTACACCAAACAATCGAATATATACTCtttgtaaacaaaaattattgaatATACACTCTTCGTATAACTCTCTCACAATCTCTAAACTCTTTCTTCTTATTGAAATGTACATAAATCCTGCTTATTGAGCTTTTTCAGAACTATCATGTCCATGAACTCTCCCTGTAATCTGTTCTTACTAAAGTTGCATCCTGAATTTTCAAGTCTGCAAATGGGGTAGAAGGAGATAGCACCAATGACCTATTTAAGTCTCTGAATCAATCATGACTTTTAATAATTGCTCTCTCCGTCAATTAAGAACCTGCCATAAAGTGTTGGGTTTAGATTAAAAGAGGAAGATGACCTTCATCAGATTTCTGTTAATCAGTGTGTAGAGCAGATTGTGCGACCTTCAAGAAATGGCATGTTGTGTTCCTCTATAATTAGTAGAGGGCACATGATCAAGAAGTGGAGTCAACGGAAGCTTTCCTACTGGTATGGTATAGTATTCCCTTCAGGAGTAACAAAATTGGACGCCCTAAATTGAAGCCTTCTGCAGTAACCACTTGAGGAGAGATCATAAGAAAAAGCAGTCTATGGTGAGTGGCCTCTGAGCCTCTCTTTCAACCAAATGCAATATAGTGTACATGCATGCAAGTCGTTATTTCCACATGGAAGACAATATGGGGAGGCAAAATGTGGTTACAAGTGTaaaagatgaaaagaaaatgtcCACCAGTTTTGCCAGAGGTAACGCCTCCTCATGCTCTTGAGTATTTTGTCTGGACCATGACAAGATCAGGTGGGGATGGGTAGGCAGTTGGTAAAAGACTGGTACAAGGAGAAATTAAGGAATCTCTATGGTGCAGCTCTTACTTACAAGGAGTATTTGGAGGGAATAAAGCAGGATGGTCCACGAAGGAATCAAGTTCCGATAAGATGCTTGGCTACTCCATTTTTTAAAACCACCAATGGTTATGTTTCCTATAGATTCCGTAGAGTTAGTGCGCAATATGTGTGCTTGGCTGCCAGCTATCTTGGCTGCTCTTGTATacttttttcgttttacgaTAAGTTCTTGTCCGATCTTTTATAATTCATGTGACATGGAAAGCAACCTAGTTGTTGGCACTTTCAGGATGGAATGTCAAAATTATTGGTTAACAAAATATAGCTAAAGAAACAACTTTATGTTTTTTCAAACACATACTGAAAGGGGTTTGATGTCACACCTGAAACCCCCGCTTACATGCTTCATTTGCAGCAGAAACGAGAACAATTTATCTCTgtgaacaataaaaaagaaattatccacGGTGAATATGCCAAAGGCTCAGGCATGTAATAGCACAAGTAGTATGAATTGACCACCTATTAATTGATAATAGTGCTCTCTGGCCACCCAAAGTTATAAGCGAATTGACGGCAGCATAAGTTGTTGCAAGATGAGGCAACTGAGAAAAATTGCAAACATATCACTAGCTTTAGAGAGAAATCAAATTACAGAAAGTCTTGAGACATACAATATGAGACTGATCTGCAAACAAAAATAGTACTTCAATAACCTAGTAGCTAAAAAACTTGATTAAAACATCTATCTTAAAAAATGTAGTATTTAGAATTTTAGATCAAAATTGTTGTTCCCAAAAGTGTAGAATGCTTCTTGCCTGTCCAGGTCCACCCCCATATCCACCATCTGGATGCTGCAAGTATAAGAGGATAATAAAATAAGAATTGACGAACACAAAACTTTAGGACTTCAATATATCCGGAAGACACTGAAAATAATTAACATCACATAACTCGTCTAACTGAAGGAGCCATAAAAACAAATCAACTGGAAGTAATAAGAGAACTTGTCTTCTTCTAAAGAGGGAGTATGCCATtacaatctcaaaaaaaaaccctttcatTCCTCTGGTCCCTAGGTAAAATAGAAGAGGGCGGGGGGTGCGGAGGAGGGGAACGAAGATTGGTGAACTACCAAAAGAATATTCAGAGCCCCATGAGGGCAAGGTCAGTGAACGTAACAACCATAAAGACAATACATCTCTGCCAAAGTGGGAGACATCAACCTCGATTCATCTAAACAAGTTTGTATTCCACATACTAGATTTATGCTACGTGGATGCATGTCCTGTCTATTCTCAACATTCAAGTACTATTTCCCTTATTAGACTTGGTATTCTCCATCAAGAAGCAAGACTTCAGAGATGATCACTCAATCCGCCACCAAGAATTACTTAGAAATCGGTGTTCTGAAACAGTGCACTAATGTTTGCAAACACTAAATAGATGGACTGAAATCAAgagtggaataatcaacttaACATCCATCTGTAACCTAAAGAAAGGAGGCTAGTGCAATGTCTCATAATGTGAGCAAAGGCATTTCTTGAAGTCAACAAATCATCGGGTTCTTTACGAGGGCTAATTATAATACGTCCATAACAGTAATGATGCGAGTCAGCTTATAAGTTCTTCAAAACAAGATAAGGCAATTAGATTCGTTTGAAATTCCAAACCTGACAACGAGATAGAAAGTCAATAACACAATCTTCCAGTTCTGGATCAACTGACTCGCCCAATAAAGCAATAGAATGAAGAATCCAATAACAAATCCAAGGCCGACTGGAAACATCCAATTTAGAAATAAGTTGACATGGAAATGATGAAATCCCACACAACTCAAAACACCGAAAGACAAGCCCAAACTTCTTGTAAAACGATGCCATGTTATTAATAGATTGGCAACCATATTAAGTTTGTGAAGCCTGATTCTGTCTATTCGCCGCTGACTAATCGGAGTTCGACATGAAACCTACTCAGGGCCGGTATTACCGTTATTGATGATGTTGCTATATGCAGACAATGTAACTTGTGCCCTATTCTCCGTTTTTTACATAGCAAAAACTGGCGCAAGTCGTGGATGTACTCAACTACACAATTGAGGAATCTCGTAAAAAtctactccctccattccaaaatgtttgtccgattCACAAAACGAGAACTTCagtaatacatttttttcaagaaaaattcaaattttttgcaaCAGTTTACTGGATATCAATGACTTCTTTTAATGTATAAGAAAAgttctattattattatttttttaatgcgAATCGGACAACCATTacaggacggagggagtatgcgAGTATGCGTCTtgtgttctctttttcttctcttgatCGTTCTCGCACTTTTGTGTTTGTCTGTTTGGCCGATTTCTCAACAAATAAATCATATTCACGGTGAAGATTATTATTCCAGCCTTATAAAAAAACTAACGAGATCAAGAAGTTTAAAGAGAATACTTGGCATCCAAGACGGCGAAGGTGGGACCGAGTTGCCTGAGACCTTTAGTCAGGTACTCGATGTGCTTGTCACGTTGAACTTCCAACCTATTCACACATCCAAAACCCTCACAATCAAACGTACTGTCACAGAGAAACGCGAAGTAGAAAGAACAGCCCCACGCTAAACCGAGAGACTTGCATCGATGCATGATGATCAAAAGAAAACCCTAGGTTTCACAACGCACGCAAACAGAGCGAGCGAGGGGGCTTACGAGACGGCCTTGGCGTTGTGGGGGAGGTCGATGTAGAGGTTGTAGATCTCGAAGACGCGGTGCTGGACTATCCACTGCTCGTGTTGAGTCTTCGTCGGTCTCGATTCCGGCGAGGATTCCATCTCCGATCGGTGAGTAGTAGTACCAGTTTTTACCCGCGCAATCTTTTTACCGGTGTGCTTGCTTAGTTGCTTGTGCGTTTGCGAGCTGACCCCGAGTAAAATGACCAACGGACCCCGTCAAGAGAAATTGCCCTCTCGTGAACGCCTAGGGGTATATAGAAGCATGAGAGGCTGTTTGTTTTTCGGTAACGGACCCCCGTTGGTGGAAAATTGTCCTCCCGCGGACGCCCAAGGGGCCAGGGGTAGAGAAGCACGACTTGGTTTCTGCCATGTGTCGTTAATCATAGTATTTGTctactctctcttctctttatAATCACGTGTCCGAGAAGTCGATCACAGCTGCACAGTTCGACTAATTCTGGGGACGGTAAGTCTACCGTTGGTTTCACGGGGCTTCACTTAAAGCTGAAGCAGATACTCTATATTTATCTACCTTAATAATCCAGTAGGAAATAAAGTAAGCAAGTGACGCAACGGAATTCACAAAGAGAATAGTTAGCGTACTATTCCAAATGAGATAAATACTTGAGTCCACGAACAAACCTTGCGCACTaggaaaatagagagaaacGCTGAATGTTATTGATGGAAAAACTGATCAAAACATTAGGTTACAAGCCTTTAAATAAGGTGTAACCCGAAACCCTATAAAATAAAgtcgaaaaataaaaagtttcaaatttttgggAAACACGtaaaattgaaaacagaaaagaaaaacaggatttttccaaaaagaaccaACTAATAAGAAATTATGGACTAAAAGCTATTCACATTTCAGAACTTTTCTAAAAcgacaaaaatatcaaattgaaTGCCTAAACGAAGAAATTGAGCCGAAAAACACCAGGGCTCAtgacttaggccccgttccggaaaggaaaataagtccttattttttaagaaggcaatttcaatctcaaaaataatgtgtttacgcaaattatttttgtatcaatatgaatcttgtttgatagatctcattgagatctttaaatacggtgcaaaaaaaattgaaaaattatttttcacatttacattattttttagtttgaaaatgtgaaataagtacttattttttaagaaggtgttctggaacggggccttaagaGTCTTGACCTCAtcgcaaaaaaaataagtcaacctATCGAGTTTGAGCCCAATCAGAGCTCGTCCAATTTTCGCCAAATTGAGTAATTTGCAATTAAGCATCGTTTGGACTTTCGAGGCTCCGACCGGTCCAATCGATCATGAAATTAGACCTTCATGTGTTCTACGTTGACAAGTTATAATGCACACTTCAATTAACGTTTTCATTGTTAATCAAAACAACTCGTAACAGTTTTTTGCGTACTATAATTACAAACGTCTTTGTAACTAGCCAAAATAATACGTAACTAATTCAAGGTAGGGGATGGTCACCACTGGAACAAATTTTATATGATCTCATTACCTCTAGTATTTTCGAACAAAATGAACAACTTCAATTATATTTGTAGGATCCAAAACCATCTATACATTTGATCTGTTTTTCCCAATCTGTACCGGTAGTATTACTAGTTCGGTTATCTCTCCGTCTCTGTAGGTTCACTAGTaatcaatgttttgaaaatcgaCCCGGACCGGCCGATCCAACTGGTTGGACCGTCAACTGGACCATGATCCGGTCCGGACATACCACAAAACCGCTACATTGTGAAAACCGGcttattttaacaaaatacCGCTAAAAGCGACCGGTTGAGTCACGGTTCTATTGACCCAAACCAGTCAAGATTCCTAATTTCCACGTTAAGGACAAAAACTTTTCACGGCCTTTTATATGCCAAAATGGTGGAGCCATCAATAATGGCAGCACAACAATTACTCCCCATTACCTTGGTGTGGTTATACTTCTTTTTATACTTTCATCTTCTTAATTTATTTGTCTCagttatattttaattaataaaaaaattagttatattttaataaaaaaattagttatacttttaaattgataaaaaaatttatattcaatataaatgttatttaataaatctcgatttgttctacgGAGTATAAtataatgtttttaaaattatacaaaatattataaattataagataatcaattaaaaaatagcacGAAGTccaaaaaagaacaattaaattcggacggagggagtactaaatgAGAGAGTTTTTCTCCCAAAGGGTTTTCTTACCGATGTGGGACTGAGGGGAAAAAAACGAATACACACTGCATCTCTTTTAAAGACTTCCCAccttcttctcttttccctttctAACTTCAGACAATTTGAGATATATGCACATTCTGACATTTATATTCtaatttttagttatttttacacaactaatatatatttttatataattatgaTATAGCGGTTCAATTCCGGTCCGACCACGGTTGAACCGGTGACCCGTCCACCCGGTCCCTTCTCCGGTTCGTTCACCGgtccggtttttaaaacattggGAAAGTGATAgcctaggacgtgttttgataattaatatcccgtcaaggacatgctgagaacatttgttaatactgaaaatgttattaacaaatattaattatcaaaacacgtttttGACCGTTATTTTTCCTGAAACATTTCTTGTAATTTGATTCTCACGCAGAAGGGTCTTTtatttcattattttaaaaatatatatgttggGTGAGGCGGGCCAGGGGCCAAAGGGACAGGCGGGTGGATAAAGCCGCTGAAAGTGAAACCACCAAGTACAGTAATATTTGAGCGCGAAAGGCCAGCCAACCCCCAGAGGAGTGttatttttcccttcttcttttttggttaaatAGGAACGTGCATTAAAAACATGATAGGGGGGCTGGACCCCATCAGCATCATCAACTTCCAATGGTGgaggtttgattttttttagcaGCTCTCAAGAAATTGCCTATAAAAGGTGAGACAGACTGAACAGAGTTTCCCCATCTTCTTCCAAACTCACAAGTAAATACTACTACAAATCGCAAAACAGAACAAACCCAAGCTAGAGAGCTTTCCCTGAGTTGATCAGCAGTTTTTGGAGTTCTacaagaaaaggagagagagagagagagagagagagagagagagagaaatggcgATGAAGCGTGCTGCCTCAACCACAATTCAAGCTCTTGCGTCGTCGGGGATTTCGAGTTCCACCAGGCGTCTCCATGTAAGTAAAGCAAGCAATTAATCAACCCACCAGCTTCTTCCAATTTCGTTACGGACAAAACGCGGAATTGCGTAAGCTATCCGCATTTTGTATACTTTGTGATTCTGGGTTTCAAAAGATTAATTCCATGCCATGATTTGAACACATGTTAAGTCTGTTGatagattttttgtttggaaaccccacggaaaagaaaagaaggaaagaattcctctttctttgtttggttttagaggaaaaagattagaaaataaccaaactAAACTTTATCAAACAGTGGATTTTTCCTCCAAACACAGATCATGCACTGATCGCGATGATGTGGGgctcactacgggtcccacacaaacgatccaagCCCCACCTTAGTAGTATCTTGTATTGTGACACTGACAACCTAGAAaatgaataacaaaaataaacatgtaaggagaagaagaagaaagtattGAGGTGTTTGCAGTTTGCCTAGTGAGTATGCTTTGAGAGCTCTTCTTGAATGGATTGCTTGCAATGGTTTAGATATGCTTTATGTGCTCATATAGTCATGTGTGTCTGCATTACATTGCACAGGCTTCTCCTGGGAGCAAAAAGATAGTTGGAGTATTTTACAAAGGAAATGAATACGCTTCGATGAACCCCAATTTCGTCGGCTGTGCTGAAGGAGCTTTAGGCATTCGCAACTGGTTGGAATCCAAAGGCCACCAGTACATTGTTACTGATGACAAAGATGGGCCAGATTGTGGTAAATATTTTGACCAAAATTGATATTTGCTCTGAGAATGTTGATACTTTTGCAGAACCTTTGTACTATGACAAACGGTGAGAAAAGAAGCGATTATGGTTTCTCGTTAAATCTCACCAAAATTCGGAGATCtggcaagaaaagaaaaagggctaCTGAAACCtaccattttttcttcatttccacCTCTTCTATTCGTGCAAAAGAGTTTTTgtcttgtcttttcttttctatcccTTTCTCACCAAAAGGGTCTGTTAAGGAAACAGAAAATTGTATGACGAAGTAACCAACGTGGAGTTTGAAACTAAACTATTTTTTCTCATTGCAGAACTAGAGAAACATATTCATGATATGCACGTCCTCATCCCAACGCCCTTCCACCCGGCCTATCTCACTGCAGAGAGGATCAAGAGGGCTAAAAACTTACAACTGGTGGTGACAGCCGGCATAGGCTCTGACCATGTCGATCTAAAGGCTGCAGCCGCTGCTGGTCTAACAGTCGCGGAAGTCACTGGAAGCAATACGGTCTCGGTCGCTGAGGATCAGCTTATGAGGATTCTCATTCTCACAAGGAATTTCTTGCCTGGATACCGTCAGGTTGTCAACGGGGAATGGAATGTTGCCGCTATTGCTTATAGAGCCTACGATCTTGAAGGGAAGACTGTTGGAACCGTTGGCTGTGGGCGCATTGGTAGGCTTTTGCTCCAAAGGTTGAAGCCTTTCAACTGTAATCTTCTGTACCATGATAGGATCAAGATGGACCCGGAATTGGAGAGTCAAACGGGTGCAAAGTTTGAGGAGGATCTGGATGCCATGCTTCCAAAATGTGACATAGTTGTCACCAATTTACCTCTTACTGAGAAAACCAAGTAAGGACTCTCCCTTGTATTTGAGCCGAATTGCACTCACATATACCATTGAAGCATTCATCTTTTCATTATCTTAAATTGAACGACGATGGCCAGATTGAAATAAAGATGTAAATCACATAACTAATGAATTTGCAGTCACTCTGCATCTGAAACTACTGTTGGCATCtaataaaatttgagttttatctTGTCGAGGGAATCAATCTAACCTCTGAACTGGGCGAGTAAAAGTTTACAGGGACTAGGCCACCAGCGACGATATTGTAAGTCATTGTGTAGTTACAAATTTGTACCTAACGGAGTTCTGCTGTTGTGATTCAGAGGGATGTTTGACAAGGACAGGATCGCTAAGTTGAAGAAGGGAGTTCTAATTGTGAACAATTCCAGAGGAGCACTCATGGATACACAAGCAGTTGTAGATGCCTGTTCGAGTGGTCATATTGGAGGTAActgaattttttctctctggGGATGGATGTTTTCTTTTCTACTAGTAGTGGCTCTAAAATGACTTTAGTACTGAAATTTCATCTGTGATATTGGCAAGACCTTTAGAAAATATGGTTTCGAAGTTTCACTGGTGACGTTCTGACAGTCTTAaatacaaaaatcaaactcTTTTGGGCCGAGGTTATTTACTTAAATACAACGACATGGGCAAGATGGATCAAGGATGTGTGGAGGTATTTACTATGAGAAATGAAAATGCTAGGGAAGTAAAAGATGTATCGTTACTCCATAAACACCTCTACAAATccacgatccaaacacaaactCTGTCTCGCTGTCCATCGTTTGACTAGTGTACTGATCTTGGGTTTCCGTTCTTAGGTTACAGTGGGGATGTTTGGTATCCTCAACCAGCTCCAAAGGACCATCCGTGGCGATACATGCCAAACCAAGCCATGACTCCTCATATTTCTGGCACTACCATCGATGCACAGGTAACCAAAGTTTTTCGCAAACCATACCAATTCTATATTTGTCTCAATAGCATTGCTTGTTTCGTCTTGTTTCATTATATTGCGACTGAACAATGAACGGAAATTTGTGCAGTTGCGATATGCAGCAGGAGTTAAGGACATGCTGGACAGGTACTTCAAGGGAGAAGAGTTTCCTCCTCAGAATTACATTGTTAAGGAGGGTGAACTCGCAAGCCAATACCGTTAAACCTGCTTGTATCCGAGTTTGAAGCCGAGTCTGTTCTCTGCGCTCCAAGAATCAATTAGCTTAAGAATaagtgtgtttttttaagtTCAAGTGGTTATGAAATAAATGTTGTTGCAGCTTGTGTGTTTGTTCCATAATTTCTTATTGTAGTAATCACAAACTTTTTACGATGTAATAATGTTGTTttcatgtagccgactccaagtgattgggacgtaaggctcggtttgatttgataataaTGCTGTTTTTCATACAAAGGATTGTGTTGTTAGCAGTGTCACTTATGCTGAGAGAATTTGCAGtcatttgaaataaaaatgttgGAAACAAGTTTGAAGTTATTCCAATTGTGCGATAAAGCAGAGCCAATTCATAACACAAATGCTTTCATTTTCTGAGAGGCAATTTCTCCGAGCTTTTATCGTCGTCGTACGGTGCAATGCACGTGACTTGATAACTTTTTTGTTCATCTCGCTTCGTAACAAAATCGAATTTTAAAAAcccttgaaatatttttcgtACGTTTCAAcagggttttattttttttaattcggatTAGCGAATGAGGAAATTTTAGCTATTGGAAAAAATGTGGTAAGATAGTGCACTTGCGCTACTTCCACAATGATCATTATAATGAAAATTGAAATCACAATAGTTTGGTGCTATATAAAACTGAAAATTTGGTAAAATACTTGAATTCATGCTCTCATTTGACTTCATACGTAAATTATGTTATAACAATCTCTATTTTTCTTACTCATGTTTAGATTTCGAGACATCAAAACTATTAAGCAGTGTTTGTCAGCTTGTTAACTTCAGGATTCCGaaattagtcgatgtgtatGCAAACTTGTCCGGAGATTCGGttataaaaaagagaaagaaattaataaaaaaaaaaggacatccCCAAACAAAGATAAAAGTCTGTATGTTTATGTGGAGGGCAGCACGAAATTGGTTAGCATGTAAAGCAAATTTATTCCGCAGAAAGTGTGCCCCCAATCCCCTCTGTCCAATTTGTGGAAATGCTGGTGAAACAGTGGAGCAGGGCTGTTTGGTTTGGAAGCGGGAAGGCTTTCTGGATCATGCACAAAGAAATAACTGCTGTTGATAAATGGTTGGAGGACATTCTCTATGGCTGCCTGTCAAAAGAAACGACCAAGGAAGGTGTGGGAACTCTATTTCAAATATGTTGGGGTATCTGGAAAGCAAGGAACAATTACGTGTTCGAAAAAAAGAACCCAAAGCCAGAAGAGGTAATAGAACGTACAAAGAAGGATGTGGTTGATTATCTTCAAGCAGTGTGTAGAAAAGTCCAGCGCCTACCTGCTGGTGCTGCTCGGTTGGGAAGGTGGGTAGCCCCTCCCCCTTCCATTCTGAAAATCAATTGCGACGGAGCATTTAAATCTCCCCGCAGCTTAGCTGCCTTTGGCATCATCGTCAGAGATAATGGCGGATCGGCTCAATTGTGGCGTTGTGGAAGAGTTTTGGTATACTCGGCCTTGGCCATTGAAGCTTGGGCTTTTGCGTATAGCTTGTATAGTGGCAAAGGAGCAAAATCTCCAGGAAGAAATATTTGAAACTGATTGCAAAAATCTTGTAGATTGCCTCAATGATCAGAAGAAGCAGTGGCCTTGGGAAATAGCTGCGATGGCGAAGGACATTACAGAATGGGCCAATAATCGAAAATGGACATTTGCCTGGTGTGCGCGATCTTCTAATAGAACTGCCCATTGGATTGCATCAAAATGTATAGAGAGAAAACTTTTACTTCAAACGGGTTATATTCCGCCCGAGCTAGTTTCTGTTTTGCTTCGAGACTCGTACTAAAACTTTCGTTTAATCTAATGTGacttgatcaaaaaaaaacaaaacaaaataaataaataaataaacacacACTCATGCGTGGGGTTGCCAAAACAGGAAAAAGAATGACGACGAACGCGTTTGCCGTGCCCTCAACTTAAAACGTCAACGGTCCAGATCAGTTCTAAAAATGCGGGGAGATCAACGGCTATAAACCGCTTGGCCTTTCGTTGAAAATGCGATTTCGACGGTCACCATACGCATTTCACGAACAGTGGAAAAagcagatctctctctctctctttctctctctctccactttgcTCCTCGTCGATCGATAGCATACTAAGGTAATCACCTTGCATCAATATTGGTCT
Proteins encoded in this window:
- the LOC131304851 gene encoding formate dehydrogenase, mitochondrial-like — translated: MAMKRAASTTIQALASSGISSSTRRLHASPGSKKIVGVFYKGNEYASMNPNFVGCAEGALGIRNWLESKGHQYIVTDDKDGPDCELEKHIHDMHVLIPTPFHPAYLTAERIKRAKNLQLVVTAGIGSDHVDLKAAAAAGLTVAEVTGSNTVSVAEDQLMRILILTRNFLPGYRQVVNGEWNVAAIAYRAYDLEGKTVGTVGCGRIGRLLLQRLKPFNCNLLYHDRIKMDPELESQTGAKFEEDLDAMLPKCDIVVTNLPLTEKTKGMFDKDRIAKLKKGVLIVNNSRGALMDTQAVVDACSSGHIGGYSGDVWYPQPAPKDHPWRYMPNQAMTPHISGTTIDAQLRYAAGVKDMLDRYFKGEEFPPQNYIVKEGELASQYR
- the LOC131304667 gene encoding uncharacterized protein LOC131304667, which produces MLVKQWSRAVWFGSGKAFWIMHKEITAVDKWLEDILYGCLSKETTKEGVGTLFQICWGIWKARNNYVFEKKNPKPEEVIERTKKDVVDYLQAVCRKVQRLPAGAARLGRWVAPPPSILKINCDGAFKSPRSLAAFGIIVRDNGGSAQLWRCGRVLVYSALAIEAWAFAYSLYSGKGAKSPGRNI